One genomic region from Bacteroidales bacterium encodes:
- a CDS encoding HdeD family acid-resistance protein → MKQTFKKIEKAIKRWYLMLIVGVVFIVLGIWTFATPADAYAALSFVFAFGFLINGITEVIFAFDNRHQNWGWSLALGILSAIVGILLLLNPATTMVTLPYYIGFTLLFRSISGMVTAYDMKQYGILDWGTLMVTAVLGLIFSFILLWNPMFAGVSVVIWTALAFILLGCYSIYFSFKLRKLNKMMKEE, encoded by the coding sequence ATGAAACAGACATTTAAGAAAATTGAAAAAGCCATTAAACGATGGTATTTGATGCTCATTGTAGGAGTAGTGTTTATTGTATTAGGAATTTGGACATTTGCTACGCCTGCAGATGCTTATGCTGCCTTGTCCTTTGTGTTTGCTTTTGGATTTCTCATTAACGGAATTACCGAAGTGATTTTTGCCTTTGATAACAGACATCAAAATTGGGGCTGGTCATTGGCGTTAGGTATATTAAGTGCAATAGTGGGTATTCTCTTGTTGCTCAATCCTGCTACAACAATGGTTACTTTACCCTATTACATAGGATTTACCTTACTTTTCCGCTCCATATCGGGCATGGTCACAGCTTACGATATGAAACAATACGGCATTTTAGATTGGGGTACACTAATGGTAACCGCCGTATTGGGCTTAATTTTTTCATTTATTTTACTGTGGAATCCAATGTTTGCAGGTGTAAGCGTAGTTATTTGGACAGCGTTAGCATTTATATTGTTAGGATGTTACAGCATCTATTTCTCCTTTAAATTGCGAAAACTAAACAAAATGATGAAAGAGGAATAA
- a CDS encoding MBOAT family protein, translated as MVFSSIVFLLYFLPAFLITYYLADKRYKNIVILLFSIFFYSWGAPRFIFVILGTTFLDFHLVRWMSQTRKKLHRRLMLALSVSINLGLLFYFKYFNFFIDNINYVLSIFGDYHIHWVKLVLPIGISFYTFETITYVVDVYRGVHKPLDNFWDYQLYIILFPKLIAGPIVRYHDMADQIKDRSHNDTIDNRLTGFYRFIIGLAKKVLIANQMGQQADLIFSMDYACLDTYTSWIGILAYTFQIYFDFSGYSDMAIGIAKMIGFKFPENFNNPYISRSITEFWRRWHITLGAWMRNYLYIPLGGNRVSTKRRLYFNLWFVFLASGLWHGASWSFIFWGAYHGLFLVLERSFLINFYNKIGKLPSTIITFFIVVVGWVFFRIERISDAFTYLKRMFAFDFNNTQSFSLEFYTFLIIALFFAFFAYSNKGQKIQDAVYFNDYCIKKHLAVFAISVLLLILCISSITAFGFNPFIYFRF; from the coding sequence ATGGTATTTAGTAGCATAGTTTTTCTGTTATACTTTCTTCCTGCGTTTTTAATTACCTACTATCTTGCTGATAAGAGATACAAAAACATTGTAATTCTGTTGTTTAGTATTTTCTTCTACAGCTGGGGAGCCCCGAGATTTATTTTTGTGATACTTGGAACAACGTTTCTTGATTTTCACTTGGTTAGATGGATGTCCCAAACTCGAAAGAAACTACACCGTAGGTTGATGCTAGCTCTGTCTGTATCAATCAATTTAGGGTTACTCTTTTATTTTAAGTACTTTAACTTTTTTATTGACAATATTAACTATGTGTTGTCAATTTTCGGCGATTACCATATTCATTGGGTAAAATTGGTGCTACCGATTGGGATATCCTTTTATACGTTCGAGACTATTACCTATGTGGTTGACGTTTACAGAGGTGTTCACAAGCCTTTGGACAATTTTTGGGATTACCAACTGTATATAATTCTATTTCCTAAACTAATTGCCGGACCTATAGTTCGTTATCACGATATGGCAGATCAGATTAAAGATCGCTCTCACAATGATACAATTGACAATAGGTTAACAGGTTTTTACCGTTTTATAATTGGTTTGGCAAAAAAGGTTCTTATAGCTAACCAAATGGGACAGCAAGCCGATTTGATTTTCTCAATGGACTATGCCTGCCTTGATACATATACCTCATGGATAGGGATTTTAGCCTATACATTTCAAATTTATTTCGATTTCTCCGGATATTCCGATATGGCGATAGGAATTGCCAAAATGATTGGCTTTAAATTCCCCGAAAACTTTAATAATCCATATATCTCTAGAAGTATTACCGAATTTTGGAGACGTTGGCATATAACTCTCGGAGCCTGGATGCGAAACTATTTATACATACCTTTGGGAGGAAACAGGGTCTCCACAAAAAGACGTTTGTATTTCAATCTTTGGTTCGTATTTCTTGCTTCCGGCTTGTGGCACGGAGCATCATGGAGTTTCATATTTTGGGGCGCATACCACGGTCTGTTTTTGGTTTTAGAACGAAGTTTCTTAATCAATTTTTACAATAAGATTGGCAAGTTGCCCAGCACGATTATTACATTTTTCATAGTAGTTGTTGGTTGGGTATTTTTCAGAATCGAAAGAATTTCAGATGCCTTTACATATTTAAAACGCATGTTTGCATTTGATTTTAACAACACACAATCCTTTAGCTTAGAGTTTTACACGTTTTTAATAATTGCCTTATTCTTTGCCTTTTTCGCATATTCAAACAAAGGACAGAAAATTCAAGATGCAGTCTATTTTAACGATTATTGTATTAAAAAACATTTAGCCGTATTTGCAATATCTGTATTACTTTTAATACTTTGCATTAGCTCAATTACAGCTTTTGGTTTTAACCCATTTATCTATTTTAGGTTTTAA
- the hflB gene encoding ATP-dependent zinc metalloprotease FtsH, whose amino-acid sequence MDKNNVTDNSSRKPNINWRSFLWTMALLLILNSLVFPYLFKPKIIPTTYSAFLNKVDSGLVKQVNIDGNKVFFTTANGGVDRKGDPQDIVFQTGRMSDDNLVDRLLLAESPNENGKIEFSETIPRENSPILNFLLFWVLPGVIFYFIWRNAMRSMGGKLGGNYMSFGQNKEKIYAEDEIKTTFADVAGQEEAKESLSEIVDFLHNPKKYADIGATLPKGVLLVGPPGTGKTLIARAVAGETKVPFFALSGSEFVQMFVGMGAAKVRDLFSQANKKAPCIIFIDEIDAIGKRRDGMTTNDEREQTLNQLLTEMDGFNGQKGVVILAATNRPESLDKALLRPGRFDRRVQMELPDLEGRKAILQVHLKKVKHDEIDLNLIARATSGASGAEIANIVNEAALRAVRNNRNSLTTNDLEESIETVIAGAQRKGKVISDEEKRIIAYHEIGHALVAAMQTHSAPVHKITIIPRTSGALGYTMQIDENERNLYSKEDLENRIATLTGGRAAEEVVFNKVTTGASNDIEQATKLARAMVTRYGMSEEFDMVALETVNNPYLSSDTSLSCSPETAARIDDVVLSIVKNAHEKAKNIIRENETKMHELSEYLLKKETITGEEFMNILDDKNITT is encoded by the coding sequence ATGGACAAAAATAACGTAACCGATAACTCTTCACGAAAGCCCAATATCAACTGGAGAAGCTTCTTATGGACAATGGCATTATTGCTGATACTTAACTCTTTAGTATTTCCTTACCTCTTCAAACCTAAAATTATCCCGACAACATACAGCGCTTTTCTCAACAAAGTTGATTCAGGGTTAGTCAAACAGGTAAACATTGACGGGAACAAAGTCTTTTTTACCACAGCCAACGGCGGAGTTGACAGAAAAGGCGACCCACAAGATATCGTTTTTCAAACAGGCAGAATGAGCGATGACAATTTAGTTGACCGACTTTTGCTGGCAGAGAGTCCTAACGAAAACGGGAAAATAGAATTTAGCGAAACCATTCCTCGCGAAAACTCCCCAATTTTAAACTTCCTGCTTTTCTGGGTATTGCCCGGAGTAATTTTCTACTTTATATGGCGAAACGCAATGAGGTCTATGGGTGGGAAACTCGGCGGAAACTATATGAGCTTTGGACAAAACAAAGAAAAGATTTATGCCGAAGATGAGATAAAAACCACATTCGCCGACGTTGCGGGACAGGAAGAAGCCAAAGAGTCACTGAGCGAAATTGTTGACTTTCTGCATAATCCAAAAAAATACGCTGATATAGGAGCCACACTGCCTAAAGGTGTTTTATTAGTTGGTCCTCCAGGAACAGGTAAAACGCTTATAGCGAGAGCGGTTGCGGGTGAAACAAAAGTACCTTTCTTTGCCCTTTCCGGCTCCGAATTTGTTCAAATGTTCGTTGGAATGGGTGCTGCCAAAGTGCGCGACCTGTTTAGTCAGGCAAACAAAAAAGCTCCCTGTATTATTTTCATTGACGAGATTGACGCCATTGGCAAAAGACGCGATGGAATGACCACCAACGATGAGCGTGAACAAACTCTAAACCAGCTACTTACAGAAATGGACGGTTTCAATGGGCAAAAGGGAGTTGTTATTTTGGCAGCAACCAACCGCCCCGAAAGTTTAGACAAAGCTCTGCTTCGCCCTGGAAGGTTCGACCGCCGAGTACAAATGGAACTTCCCGATTTAGAGGGACGAAAAGCCATATTGCAAGTCCACCTGAAAAAAGTTAAGCACGACGAAATTGATTTGAATTTAATCGCACGAGCAACATCGGGCGCATCGGGCGCCGAAATAGCAAATATTGTGAATGAAGCTGCTCTTAGAGCCGTTAGAAATAATCGTAACAGCTTAACAACAAACGACTTGGAAGAGAGTATCGAAACCGTTATCGCAGGGGCACAACGCAAAGGCAAAGTAATTTCCGACGAAGAGAAACGTATTATAGCTTATCACGAAATAGGACACGCTTTGGTTGCTGCAATGCAGACACACTCAGCGCCTGTGCATAAAATTACAATTATCCCTCGCACATCGGGAGCACTCGGCTATACCATGCAGATTGACGAAAACGAACGTAACCTATACAGCAAAGAGGATTTAGAGAATAGAATAGCCACACTTACCGGAGGACGCGCCGCCGAAGAGGTTGTTTTCAACAAAGTTACAACAGGAGCGTCCAACGATATTGAACAAGCCACAAAACTTGCTCGTGCCATGGTTACTCGCTACGGGATGAGCGAGGAGTTTGATATGGTGGCATTGGAAACTGTAAACAATCCATATTTAAGTAGCGATACGTCATTGAGTTGCTCTCCTGAAACAGCTGCCAGAATTGATGATGTTGTCCTTTCAATTGTGAAAAATGCTCACGAAAAGGCAAAAAATATCATTCGCGAAAATGAGACCAAAATGCATGAACTATCCGAATATCTTCTTAAAAAAGAGACTATTACGGGAGAAGAATTTATGAATATATTAGATGATAAAAACATAACAACATAG
- the tpx gene encoding thiol peroxidase: MTKITFKGNPASISGNLPKVGTQAPDFSLVKGDLSEARLSDYKGKNVILNIFPSLDTAVCATSVRRFNKIASTIKNSVVLCISADLPFASGRFCSTEGLDNVVTLSIFRDHSFAEKYGVMMTDGPLKGLLARAIVVVNPEGKVIYTELVPEIAQEPNYDSAINSIV; this comes from the coding sequence ATGACAAAAATTACATTCAAGGGCAATCCTGCCAGCATTAGTGGCAACTTGCCCAAAGTGGGAACACAAGCACCTGATTTTTCATTAGTTAAAGGTGATTTGTCAGAAGCCAGACTTTCAGATTATAAAGGTAAAAATGTGATACTGAACATCTTTCCGAGTTTAGACACTGCAGTGTGCGCTACCTCTGTTAGGAGATTTAACAAAATAGCATCTACCATTAAGAATAGCGTAGTTCTTTGTATTTCAGCAGATTTGCCGTTCGCTTCGGGGCGTTTTTGCTCCACAGAGGGGTTGGATAATGTTGTTACGCTTTCAATATTCCGCGACCACTCTTTTGCCGAAAAATATGGCGTTATGATGACTGATGGTCCACTCAAAGGGCTATTAGCACGCGCAATAGTAGTTGTAAATCCTGAAGGAAAAGTAATTTACACGGAGTTAGTTCCTGAGATTGCACAGGAGCCTAATTACGATTCAGCTATCAATTCGATAGTATAG
- the corA gene encoding magnesium/cobalt transporter CorA yields the protein MRQIKQNKTKEFINLSHFISILNRKKSDPKEFTFTGNLKVNKIDIQLFEYRKEKCNEIKSISPENISAFEKNENSYWLNINGLSETETLVSICEKLGIHSLVIQDILDVSQRPKFQEYENFSFLTLKSILPSENEVLAEQISFVFSSNYLISFQERKADFFEHLRVRLRENKGILRESTADYLLYTMLESILDNYFKTLTKLDEEIENFNFTDTKKDPLPNALEVIENHKKLVHFIKKSILPIKEFTLIVERGESQFIEEKHLKYFAEIKDLCLTLIDSCDMILSSLESETNLFFSVQGHRMNQVMKTLTIVATIFIPLTFIAGIYGMNFSNMPELEWKYGYLGIWLVIICVFFGMIIYFRRKKWF from the coding sequence ATGAGACAAATCAAGCAAAATAAAACAAAGGAATTTATCAATCTATCGCACTTTATATCAATTCTTAATCGAAAAAAGAGTGACCCTAAAGAATTTACTTTTACCGGGAATTTAAAGGTTAATAAAATAGATATTCAGCTATTTGAGTATAGAAAGGAGAAGTGTAATGAAATAAAAAGTATTTCACCTGAAAACATCAGTGCGTTTGAAAAAAACGAAAACAGCTACTGGTTAAATATTAATGGATTAAGCGAAACGGAAACTTTAGTCTCAATATGTGAAAAGTTGGGTATTCATAGTTTAGTAATTCAAGATATTCTTGATGTTAGTCAAAGACCTAAATTTCAGGAGTATGAGAACTTTTCGTTTCTGACTTTAAAATCAATACTTCCGTCAGAAAATGAAGTATTGGCGGAGCAGATAAGTTTTGTTTTTAGTTCAAACTATCTAATCTCTTTTCAAGAGCGAAAAGCGGACTTCTTTGAACATCTGAGGGTTAGGTTAAGAGAAAATAAAGGTATTTTAAGAGAGAGTACTGCCGATTATCTGCTTTATACAATGCTTGAGTCAATTCTCGATAACTACTTTAAAACTCTCACAAAGTTAGATGAAGAGATTGAAAATTTTAATTTTACGGATACTAAAAAAGACCCCTTACCAAATGCGCTTGAAGTCATCGAAAATCATAAAAAGTTAGTTCATTTTATCAAAAAGTCTATCCTACCGATAAAAGAGTTTACTTTGATAGTTGAACGTGGCGAATCTCAATTTATCGAAGAGAAGCACTTGAAATATTTTGCTGAAATTAAAGATTTATGTTTAACGCTGATAGATAGCTGCGATATGATTCTCTCATCACTTGAAAGTGAAACAAATTTGTTTTTTTCTGTGCAAGGGCATAGAATGAACCAAGTGATGAAAACTCTTACAATTGTTGCTACTATATTTATTCCATTAACCTTTATTGCAGGAATTTATGGTATGAATTTTTCAAATATGCCTGAACTTGAATGGAAGTACGGTTACTTGGGGATATGGTTAGTTATTATTTGTGTTTTCTTTGGTATGATTATATATTTTCGTCGAAAGAAATGGTTTTAA
- a CDS encoding class I SAM-dependent methyltransferase encodes MSNIFSSIIRKAGLIRLADKIRYYILLIRTSKQRRDFKRINPDVILPPPYFLYETFNLNYFSFYDKSIETAKWLISFFEKYKKLENVNILDWGCGPGRVIRHLPSFIDSSCKCYGTDYNKKYIKWCKDHIHNVTFTTNQLQPPLEYLSNFFDIAYGISIFTHLSEEMHHAWFNELMRVLKPGGMLFLTLHGSAFSEKLTDEEKKQFDNGGLVVRGTTKEGHRTFAAFQSEAFVKRLIGENTVLEHVAGKVVDGKPQQDVWIIQKTKDNPK; translated from the coding sequence ATGAGCAACATATTTTCATCAATTATCAGAAAAGCCGGATTAATAAGACTCGCTGATAAAATCAGATATTATATTCTCTTAATAAGAACATCTAAACAAAGACGTGATTTTAAACGAATAAATCCAGATGTAATTTTGCCGCCTCCATATTTTTTGTATGAAACTTTTAATTTGAATTATTTTAGTTTTTACGACAAAAGCATCGAGACAGCAAAGTGGTTGATAAGTTTTTTCGAGAAATATAAAAAACTTGAAAACGTAAATATTTTAGATTGGGGTTGCGGACCGGGCAGAGTTATACGACATCTTCCCTCTTTTATTGACAGCTCGTGTAAATGCTATGGCACTGATTACAATAAAAAATACATAAAATGGTGTAAAGACCATATACACAATGTTACTTTTACTACTAATCAATTACAACCACCTTTAGAGTATCTATCAAACTTTTTTGATATTGCTTATGGCATCTCAATTTTTACTCACTTATCGGAGGAAATGCACCATGCATGGTTTAATGAGTTAATGCGAGTTCTGAAACCCGGAGGAATGTTGTTTTTAACATTACATGGTTCTGCATTTTCTGAAAAGTTAACCGATGAAGAGAAGAAGCAGTTCGATAACGGAGGCCTTGTAGTAAGGGGTACAACCAAAGAGGGTCATAGAACATTTGCAGCTTTTCAGTCGGAAGCTTTTGTAAAAAGATTAATCGGCGAAAACACTGTTTTAGAGCACGTTGCAGGAAAGGTTGTTGACGGAAAACCGCAACAAGATGTTTGGATTATTCAAAAAACAAAAGATAACCCGAAATAA
- a CDS encoding patatin-like phospholipase family protein — protein sequence MADKLPIYSYNLGYALSGGGARGYAHLGVLSALDAYGVKPQIIAGTSVGSLTGVLYADGYSPEEILEISANINFKKLVEITKPTSGFLKTSGIANFLSKHLRAKSFEELKIPFVAVATDMYNSTTHTFSEGKNLVEAVVASCSIPILFEPQKINGKYYSDGGIFKNLPVSVIRDQCRYVIASNVSLMQKLPEPLTMRSIVEHTFKMMSNANVLEDSKLCDILIEVHGLKHTKMFDLDNKDRLVEIGKDAATIKLNEKDAKKILSNCIKYDKLMSNN from the coding sequence TTGGCTGATAAATTACCTATATATTCATATAATTTGGGATATGCGCTAAGTGGCGGTGGCGCACGCGGATATGCGCATTTAGGTGTGCTAAGCGCATTGGATGCTTATGGGGTAAAACCTCAAATTATCGCAGGAACAAGTGTAGGCTCGCTTACAGGTGTTCTTTACGCAGACGGATATTCTCCTGAAGAGATTTTAGAAATTTCGGCAAATATAAATTTCAAAAAGTTAGTAGAAATTACCAAGCCCACATCGGGTTTTTTAAAAACTTCTGGTATTGCAAATTTCCTTAGTAAACATTTACGGGCAAAATCTTTCGAAGAACTTAAGATTCCTTTTGTTGCTGTTGCGACCGATATGTATAATTCTACTACACATACATTTTCAGAAGGCAAGAATTTGGTTGAAGCGGTAGTTGCTTCATGTAGCATACCCATTCTTTTTGAACCACAAAAAATCAACGGCAAATATTATTCTGACGGCGGTATTTTTAAAAACCTGCCTGTTTCTGTTATTCGCGACCAATGTCGATACGTGATTGCAAGCAATGTTTCGCTGATGCAGAAACTTCCTGAGCCATTGACTATGAGGTCAATAGTTGAACATACTTTCAAAATGATGTCTAACGCTAATGTGCTGGAAGATAGTAAATTGTGCGATATTCTTATTGAAGTTCACGGATTGAAACATACGAAAATGTTTGATTTAGACAACAAGGATAGATTGGTGGAAATAGGTAAAGATGCTGCAACAATAAAATTAAATGAAAAAGATGCAAAAAAAATTCTGTCAAATTGCATAAAATATGACAAACTAATGAGCAATAATTAA
- a CDS encoding carbonic anhydrase, whose amino-acid sequence MKTTHEDDNHPQPNYNRLFEGIRGFKSNEHIPKKEFFAQLGKHQNPHTLYIGCSDSRVVPNLVTGTIPGELFVVRNIGNFVPLYDRNKDTFVATSAVIEYAVKQLQVNNIVVCGHSNCGGCAALYSSAKEMRSLPHTKKWLELAAPVKKIVEEQIANNIISVEERSVLTEQMNVVVQIEHLMQYPYIRKAVKNGDITIMGWWYHIEEGEIYDYDFELKRFIKVE is encoded by the coding sequence ATGAAAACAACACACGAAGACGACAATCACCCTCAACCTAACTACAACAGATTGTTCGAGGGGATTCGAGGCTTTAAAAGCAATGAACATATTCCGAAAAAGGAATTTTTTGCCCAATTAGGCAAGCATCAAAATCCGCATACGCTATATATTGGCTGCTCCGACTCACGCGTGGTGCCAAATTTGGTTACTGGTACAATTCCAGGCGAACTATTTGTTGTTCGCAACATCGGTAACTTTGTACCTTTATACGATAGAAACAAAGATACATTTGTAGCCACCTCGGCAGTAATTGAATATGCCGTTAAACAGTTGCAAGTGAACAATATAGTTGTTTGCGGACACTCAAACTGTGGCGGCTGCGCCGCACTTTACAGTAGCGCAAAAGAGATGAGATCACTGCCACATACAAAAAAATGGCTAGAGCTGGCAGCACCCGTCAAAAAGATTGTAGAGGAACAGATAGCTAATAACATTATTTCCGTTGAAGAACGCAGCGTGTTAACCGAACAGATGAACGTTGTTGTGCAAATTGAACACCTAATGCAGTACCCATATATCCGTAAGGCTGTAAAAAATGGCGATATAACTATAATGGGCTGGTGGTATCACATCGAGGAGGGCGAGATTTATGACTATGACTTTGAACTTAAGAGGTTTATAAAGGTGGAATAG
- a CDS encoding helix-turn-helix transcriptional regulator: MKNRIRVERAELGLTQEQVAEKIGVSRQTINAIEKGKYAPSVVLALKLARLFGKRVDDIFELEAED, encoded by the coding sequence ATGAAGAATAGGATTAGAGTAGAACGTGCCGAACTTGGACTCACGCAAGAGCAAGTTGCAGAGAAAATTGGCGTTAGCAGACAGACGATAAATGCCATAGAAAAGGGCAAGTACGCACCTTCTGTAGTGCTTGCATTGAAGTTAGCACGACTTTTTGGCAAACGAGTTGATGATATTTTTGAATTGGAGGCGGAAGATTAG
- a CDS encoding AraC family transcriptional regulator yields the protein MTKHSQNSHLTLREAIINLGYEWQEKDYFFCHGVLPVIENATADMKEYVGILMCTDGDIDISINQIDYHITASTLLIAHPSSIVHIIRSKREYHGILLFVARDFLAKNIVNAQLVKPFRQINNHQYTLTDLTKEQQKILIDIYKLIYRKRETKSSVFQQETLRNLFLVFVCEVAEIFLKSKKVENHSTRNEEITDSFFNLLLQPIKISNKTAFFANQLNISSKHLIKAIKTTTGKSPGTFINEKITDHAKVLLTDKELTTSQVSEKLGFSETSSFSKFFKRQTELSPTQFREHI from the coding sequence ATGACAAAGCACTCACAAAATTCACATCTTACGCTACGAGAGGCTATTATAAATCTTGGCTATGAGTGGCAGGAGAAAGATTATTTTTTCTGCCACGGCGTACTCCCGGTAATCGAAAATGCAACTGCCGACATGAAAGAGTATGTTGGTATTTTAATGTGTACCGATGGCGATATCGACATAAGTATCAATCAAATAGATTACCATATAACGGCATCGACCTTGCTTATTGCACATCCCTCTTCCATTGTACATATTATTCGTTCAAAAAGAGAATACCACGGCATACTTTTGTTCGTCGCGCGAGATTTTCTTGCTAAAAACATCGTAAACGCTCAACTTGTAAAGCCTTTTCGTCAAATTAACAATCACCAGTACACACTTACCGACCTTACTAAAGAGCAGCAAAAAATTCTTATCGATATTTATAAACTAATTTATAGAAAAAGGGAGACCAAAAGCTCTGTATTTCAACAAGAAACATTACGTAATCTGTTTTTGGTTTTTGTCTGTGAGGTAGCCGAAATCTTCCTGAAAAGCAAAAAAGTTGAAAACCATTCTACAAGAAACGAAGAAATTACCGACTCATTTTTTAACCTACTTCTACAACCAATAAAAATAAGTAATAAAACTGCATTTTTCGCCAATCAACTAAACATATCTTCAAAGCACCTGATTAAGGCAATTAAAACGACCACAGGCAAATCTCCCGGCACTTTTATCAATGAAAAAATAACCGATCATGCAAAGGTTTTGTTAACCGATAAAGAGCTAACCACTAGTCAAGTTTCAGAAAAACTCGGATTTTCAGAGACATCCTCATTTAGCAAATTTTTCAAAAGGCAAACCGAATTATCGCCCACACAATTTAGAGAACATATCTAA